The proteins below come from a single Isoptericola dokdonensis DS-3 genomic window:
- a CDS encoding ABC transporter substrate-binding protein has translation MNSRKVAAALVLPLVGALSLTACTGPGTDEEVAETVSIDQDWSQADPITIDVFDGLANYMGTQSGWFGKVVKDKFNMELNVIAPNVAGGGDTLYNTRVAGGDLGDLIVVDKGEKLDELIEGGLVLDASPYVDSMANATAFDAALDKLNEGKDGVFGFPTAVSSIKPTEPSEGLEPTFGPYLRWDLYAEAGYPEIGTLEDLLPVLEDMQEANPEAENGQKAYAISLFKDWDGNMMVMGKQPTTLYGYDEMGFVLAKADGSDYQSIVDTDSEYVRALRFYFDANQRGLVDPESTTQNYDTMFSKYQNGQVLLSWWPWLGQSAYNTEQNMADGKGFQLAPMADQQIFSYGAEVYGGKQVLAIGAGAEDPARIAAFIDWLYSPEGVNMNSSQTGAAAGPQDLTWEIGENGEPALTEFGNQVFLGGGADVPAEWGGGAYTDGVSTLNVSTVLPKDVDPDTGFPYNYTFWPSYQEKVANPLTEDWGARMGDAASAMEYLQDNDQLLVAPGSSFTAPADTSEIETIRSQVKASIIEHSWKMVFAKDDAEFDALLTSMQETVDGLGYQTVLDFDMANAQAQNDARVAVANEFG, from the coding sequence ATGAATTCCAGGAAGGTTGCGGCCGCACTGGTCCTGCCGCTGGTCGGGGCGCTGTCCCTGACGGCGTGCACGGGCCCGGGGACCGACGAGGAGGTCGCCGAGACCGTCAGCATCGACCAGGACTGGTCGCAGGCCGACCCGATCACGATCGACGTGTTCGACGGGCTGGCCAACTACATGGGCACGCAGAGCGGCTGGTTCGGCAAGGTCGTCAAGGACAAGTTCAACATGGAGCTCAACGTCATCGCCCCCAACGTGGCGGGCGGCGGCGACACGCTCTACAACACGCGCGTCGCGGGCGGCGACCTCGGCGACCTGATCGTCGTCGACAAGGGCGAGAAGCTCGACGAGCTCATCGAGGGCGGCCTCGTGCTCGACGCCTCCCCGTACGTGGACTCCATGGCGAACGCCACGGCGTTCGACGCGGCGCTGGACAAGCTCAACGAGGGCAAGGACGGCGTCTTCGGGTTCCCGACGGCGGTGTCGAGCATCAAGCCGACCGAACCGTCGGAGGGCCTGGAGCCGACGTTCGGCCCGTACCTGCGCTGGGACCTGTACGCCGAGGCCGGCTACCCCGAGATCGGGACGCTCGAGGACCTCCTGCCCGTCCTGGAGGACATGCAGGAGGCGAACCCGGAGGCCGAGAACGGCCAGAAGGCGTACGCGATCTCCCTGTTCAAGGACTGGGACGGCAACATGATGGTGATGGGCAAGCAGCCCACCACCCTCTACGGCTACGACGAGATGGGCTTCGTGCTCGCCAAGGCGGACGGCTCCGACTACCAGAGCATCGTCGACACCGACTCCGAGTACGTGCGCGCGCTGCGGTTCTACTTCGACGCCAACCAGCGCGGCCTCGTCGACCCCGAGTCGACCACGCAGAACTACGACACCATGTTCTCGAAGTACCAGAACGGCCAGGTGCTGCTGTCCTGGTGGCCGTGGCTCGGCCAGTCCGCGTACAACACGGAGCAGAACATGGCGGACGGCAAGGGCTTCCAGCTCGCGCCGATGGCCGACCAGCAGATCTTCTCCTACGGCGCCGAGGTGTACGGCGGCAAGCAGGTGCTCGCCATCGGCGCCGGCGCCGAGGACCCCGCCCGCATCGCGGCGTTCATCGACTGGCTGTACTCCCCCGAGGGCGTCAACATGAACTCCTCGCAGACCGGTGCGGCCGCAGGCCCGCAGGACCTCACGTGGGAGATCGGCGAGAACGGCGAGCCGGCGCTCACCGAGTTCGGCAACCAGGTGTTCCTCGGTGGCGGCGCGGACGTCCCGGCCGAGTGGGGCGGCGGCGCGTACACCGACGGCGTCTCCACCCTCAACGTCTCGACGGTCCTGCCGAAGGACGTCGATCCCGACACCGGGTTCCCCTACAACTACACGTTCTGGCCGAGCTACCAGGAGAAGGTCGCGAACCCGCTGACCGAGGACTGGGGCGCGCGCATGGGTGACGCCGCCTCCGCGATGGAGTACCTGCAGGACAACGACCAGCTGCTCGTGGCCCCGGGCTCGAGCTTCACCGCCCCGGCCGACACCAGCGAGATCGAGACGATCCGCAGCCAGGTCAAGGCCAGCATCATCGAGCACTCCTGGAAGATGGTCTTCGCCAAGGACGACGCCGAGTTCGACGCCCTGCTCACCTCGATGCAGGAGACGGTGGACGGCCTCGGCTACCAGACCGTCCTGGACTTCGACATGGCGAACGCCCAGGCGCAGAACGACGCCCGCGTCGCCGTGGCCAACGAGTTCGGGTGA
- a CDS encoding glycosyl hydrolase family 95 catalytic domain-containing protein — protein MPGVQRRHQPRPATPAGPPPDAPRPGAEPPALPPRDDAADPHLPDDLHRLWYDAPAATWLEAVPVGNGHRAAMCAGRPGTEHLWINDGTAWSGLPTPDPLAGVQARGPEHLAAVRRAVDAGDVREAERLLAALQAPWSQAYLPLAEADVTVTAAAPPTTPGDDATPSPAPGAGPGTGASAGGTAQGSPDQPPAAVRELDLRTAVATHRWWTPATGTVVQETWADATGGAIVHTVRADRPVRVTVRLESLLRTAAEPHDLAGPGAGQLVHVVDLPVDVSPGHAPGGSTVQYGPTGRRGAVAVRAVGDDAAVVADGALRTGTATTHVLLMAAATTDPPGAADAAPVAERLAEQLAAGDAAGNPLDRRATTEPSAVRERLRGVHVAAHRELYDRTRLVLPSATGAADLTTDRRVAAAEHRPDPGLAALVFHHGRYLLLSSSRPGGLPATLQGLWNPWLPGPWSSAYTLNINLQMVYWAAETTGLPECHEPLLAFVRGLAAGPGARVAAGLYGARGWTAHHNSDAWGHAAPVGAGEGAAQWSAWASAGWWLVQHVVEHHRFATDRVAADAALRESWDALRGAALFALDWVQVAPAPPRGSTSGPEVVPRGYDLGTGGTTSRARARLSPSTSPENTFVAPDGEPAAVTTDATMDVALVRWLAGACREAAGLLGLDEADEPWLAELTAVAAALPDHRVGARGELLEWGAELPEAQPEHRHLSHLVGLFPLGTLDPTTTPDLAAAAARTLELRGRESTGWSLAWRLALWARLGRGDQAHEQVALALRPAVEGVGHRGGLYPNLFSAHPPFQLDGNCGLVAGVAELLLQSHRGTADVPHLDVLPALPGAWPDGEVTGLRARGGLRVDLAWRDGAAVRVVLHAPPGRDVTLTLAAGPPVAGQAPSVDRPSMPGETSPARTASPRTLRVAAGSMLTLDPSHLADPGDGRRSAPGPAVGTTP, from the coding sequence ATGCCAGGTGTCCAGCGTCGCCACCAGCCCCGTCCCGCCACCCCCGCCGGACCCCCGCCGGACGCCCCTCGGCCCGGCGCCGAACCCCCAGCCCTGCCACCACGGGACGACGCGGCCGACCCGCATCTGCCCGACGACCTGCACCGGCTCTGGTACGACGCCCCGGCCGCCACCTGGCTCGAGGCCGTTCCCGTGGGCAACGGCCACCGGGCCGCCATGTGCGCGGGCAGACCCGGCACGGAGCACCTCTGGATCAACGACGGCACCGCCTGGTCGGGCCTGCCCACCCCCGACCCCCTCGCCGGCGTGCAGGCCCGCGGACCCGAGCACCTCGCCGCGGTGCGCCGCGCCGTCGACGCGGGTGACGTGCGCGAGGCCGAGCGGCTGCTCGCCGCCCTGCAGGCCCCCTGGTCGCAGGCCTACCTACCGCTCGCCGAGGCCGACGTCACCGTGACGGCCGCCGCTCCCCCGACGACACCCGGCGACGACGCCACGCCCTCCCCCGCTCCCGGCGCCGGTCCCGGCACGGGCGCGTCCGCCGGCGGGACCGCGCAGGGGTCCCCGGACCAGCCGCCGGCCGCGGTGCGCGAGCTCGACCTGCGCACCGCGGTCGCGACGCACCGCTGGTGGACGCCCGCCACGGGTACCGTCGTCCAGGAGACGTGGGCCGACGCCACCGGCGGGGCGATCGTCCACACCGTGCGCGCGGACCGGCCGGTGCGCGTGACGGTGCGCCTCGAGAGCCTGCTGCGCACCGCGGCCGAGCCCCACGACCTCGCCGGGCCGGGCGCCGGGCAGCTCGTGCACGTCGTCGACCTGCCCGTCGACGTCTCGCCGGGCCACGCCCCCGGCGGCAGCACCGTGCAATACGGGCCGACCGGACGCCGGGGCGCGGTCGCGGTCCGCGCCGTGGGGGACGACGCGGCCGTCGTCGCGGACGGCGCGCTGCGCACCGGAACCGCGACGACCCACGTCCTGCTCATGGCGGCCGCGACGACCGACCCGCCCGGGGCAGCCGACGCCGCACCCGTCGCCGAGCGCCTCGCGGAGCAGCTCGCCGCGGGCGACGCGGCCGGGAACCCCCTCGACCGGCGGGCCACGACGGAGCCGTCCGCCGTCCGCGAGCGCCTGCGCGGCGTGCACGTCGCGGCGCACCGGGAGCTGTACGACCGGACCCGGCTGGTGCTGCCGTCCGCCACCGGTGCGGCCGACCTCACGACGGACCGCCGGGTGGCGGCGGCCGAGCACCGGCCCGACCCGGGCCTCGCGGCGCTGGTGTTCCACCACGGGCGCTACCTGCTGCTGTCGTCGTCGCGGCCGGGGGGTCTGCCGGCGACGCTGCAAGGGCTGTGGAACCCGTGGCTGCCGGGCCCCTGGAGCAGCGCCTACACGCTGAACATCAACCTCCAGATGGTCTACTGGGCGGCCGAGACGACCGGGCTGCCGGAGTGCCACGAGCCGCTGCTGGCGTTCGTGCGCGGGCTCGCCGCGGGTCCGGGGGCGCGGGTCGCGGCCGGCCTGTACGGGGCGCGCGGGTGGACGGCGCACCACAACTCGGACGCGTGGGGGCACGCGGCGCCGGTCGGTGCTGGCGAGGGCGCCGCGCAGTGGTCGGCGTGGGCGTCGGCGGGCTGGTGGCTGGTGCAGCACGTGGTGGAGCACCACCGGTTCGCGACGGACCGGGTGGCCGCGGACGCCGCGCTGCGGGAGTCCTGGGACGCGCTCCGGGGGGCGGCGCTGTTCGCCCTGGACTGGGTGCAGGTCGCTCCGGCCCCGCCGCGAGGTAGTACCTCCGGTCCCGAGGTCGTGCCCCGGGGGTACGACCTCGGGACCGGAGGTACTACCTCGCGGGCGAGGGCGCGACTGAGTCCGTCGACGTCGCCGGAGAACACCTTCGTGGCGCCCGACGGCGAGCCGGCGGCGGTGACGACGGACGCCACGATGGACGTGGCCCTGGTGCGCTGGCTGGCCGGGGCGTGCCGCGAGGCGGCCGGGCTGCTCGGTCTCGACGAGGCCGACGAGCCGTGGCTGGCGGAGCTGACGGCGGTCGCGGCGGCCCTGCCGGACCACCGCGTGGGTGCACGCGGCGAGCTGCTGGAGTGGGGCGCGGAGCTGCCGGAGGCCCAGCCGGAGCACCGGCACCTGTCGCACCTGGTGGGGCTGTTCCCGCTGGGCACGCTGGACCCGACGACGACCCCGGACCTGGCGGCGGCCGCCGCACGGACCCTGGAGCTGCGGGGCCGGGAGTCGACGGGGTGGTCGCTGGCGTGGCGCCTCGCACTGTGGGCGCGACTCGGCCGGGGCGACCAGGCCCACGAGCAGGTGGCCCTGGCGCTGCGACCGGCGGTGGAGGGGGTGGGTCACCGGGGCGGCCTGTACCCGAACCTGTTCAGCGCGCACCCGCCGTTCCAGCTCGACGGGAACTGCGGGCTGGTGGCGGGCGTCGCGGAGCTGCTGCTGCAGTCCCACCGGGGCACGGCCGACGTCCCGCACCTGGACGTGCTCCCGGCGCTCCCGGGGGCGTGGCCCGACGGGGAGGTCACCGGCCTGCGGGCCCGCGGCGGGCTGCGCGTGGACCTCGCCTGGCGGGACGGCGCCGCGGTGCGCGTCGTGCTGCACGCCCCGCCCGGCCGTGACGTCACCCTCACGCTGGCCGCAGGACCGCCCGTCGCGGGGCAAGCGCCTTCCGTCGACCGACCGTCGATGCCCGGGGAAACTTCGCCCGCCCGGACGGCGTCGCCGCGCACGCTGCGGGTCGCCGCCGGGTCTATGTTGACCCTCGACCCCAGTCACCTCGCCGACCCCGGTGACGGGCGCCGCTCGGCGCCGGGCCCCGCCGTCGGCACCACGCCCTGA
- a CDS encoding carbohydrate ABC transporter permease, which translates to MTTHQAPDTATTTPDAPAPGTAAAAAPVRRRRRRSPSEQRTARDIPFEILNYSGFLLFAILCAYPFYYLIINSVSANDVSALGDVRLWPQGLHLSNYQQILGLDGLTNATIVSVARTVIGTVATVLASAFLGFMFTQERMWKRSLWYRLTVFTMYFSAGLIPLYITMQTLGLTNSFWVYVIPAIVQPFNIILVKTYVEAMPRSLQEAAEIDGAGTFRTFFRIILPNMTPILATVAIFTAVAQWNSFQDTLLYVTDQKLYSLQYLLYTYTNQASSLAQAAQNAQGNLGSIVSAATSQTPTSIRMTVAVLVVLPIIFIYPMFQRYFVKGIMLGAVKG; encoded by the coding sequence ATGACGACGCACCAGGCCCCCGACACGGCCACCACGACGCCGGACGCCCCGGCACCCGGTACCGCGGCGGCGGCCGCACCGGTCCGCCGCCGGCGGCGCCGGTCCCCCAGCGAGCAGCGCACCGCGCGCGACATCCCGTTCGAGATCCTCAACTACAGCGGGTTCCTGCTGTTCGCGATCCTGTGCGCCTACCCGTTCTACTACCTCATCATCAACTCGGTCAGCGCGAACGACGTCAGCGCTCTGGGCGACGTCCGGCTGTGGCCGCAGGGGCTGCACCTGTCGAACTACCAGCAGATCCTCGGGCTCGACGGGCTGACGAACGCGACGATCGTGTCCGTCGCACGGACCGTCATCGGCACCGTCGCGACGGTGCTGGCGTCCGCGTTCCTCGGGTTCATGTTCACGCAGGAACGTATGTGGAAGCGCTCCCTGTGGTACCGCCTGACCGTCTTCACCATGTACTTCAGCGCCGGCCTCATCCCGCTGTACATCACGATGCAGACCCTCGGCCTGACCAACTCGTTCTGGGTCTACGTCATCCCGGCGATCGTGCAGCCGTTCAACATCATCCTCGTCAAGACGTACGTCGAGGCGATGCCGCGCTCGCTCCAGGAGGCCGCCGAGATCGACGGCGCGGGCACGTTCCGGACCTTCTTCCGGATCATCCTGCCGAACATGACGCCGATCCTGGCGACGGTGGCCATCTTCACCGCCGTCGCCCAGTGGAACTCGTTCCAGGACACGCTGCTCTACGTCACCGACCAGAAGCTCTACTCGCTGCAGTACCTGCTCTACACGTACACGAACCAGGCGAGCAGCCTGGCGCAGGCGGCGCAGAACGCCCAGGGCAACCTCGGCTCCATCGTGTCGGCCGCGACCTCGCAGACGCCGACGTCGATCCGGATGACCGTCGCCGTCCTCGTCGTGCTGCCGATCATCTTCATCTACCCGATGTTCCAGCGGTATTTCGTCAAGGGCATCATGCTCGGCGCGGTCAAGGGCTGA
- a CDS encoding beta-galactosidase, producing MPSTDRTTTAATAASGGPPAGRFAALTHDLGLLYGGDYNPEQWGPDVWREDARLMREAGVNLVTVGVFSWARYEPRPGVRDFAWLDEVLDVLHAAGVAVDLATPTASPPAWLGHRHPDTLPVDVDGVRLVAGSRNHFSPASQVYRDHALAITRDLVARYAGHPAVRMWHVGNELGQVCFGDESAARFRDWLRARYGTVERLNAAWGTAFWSQAYGSFDEILPPRRMVYHVNPTQALDFRRYSSDLLLDLYREQRDVIRAADPDVPVTTNFMGFFPLVDYWSWAGDLDVVADDQYPDPGDPHAPADSALVQDLMRSLGGGDPWVLMEQATGAVSWREHNLPKSPERSRLESLQAVARGADGVCFFQWRASRAGAERFHSAMLPHAGTDTRVHAGVRRLGADLRRLRPVTGGRVEARVVLLFDWESWWAAEEQARPTARLSVLEQVRSWYRPLWAAGVAVDLAPPGADLTGYDVVLVPQSYVLTEEAAAGLEAATHRGASLVVGPFSGVADADAQVRTGRFPVLLHDVLGVSGEEWVPLPDEGVPLDVDPDLVVEASAAPRATTFGELLRADGADVLATFAAGHLAGAPAVTRHVLPGGGAAWYAGAVLPERVLGAVLDQALDAAGVRGVLPGLVALPGVEAVRRGDLLFVLNHSGGTVRVPVPGPAVDLLTGTKADDEVVLGPCDVVVLDLGDA from the coding sequence GTGCCCAGCACGGACCGTACGACGACGGCGGCGACGGCGGCGTCCGGCGGCCCGCCCGCCGGACGCTTCGCTGCGCTGACCCACGACCTCGGCCTCCTCTACGGCGGCGACTACAACCCCGAGCAGTGGGGCCCCGACGTCTGGCGCGAGGACGCCCGGCTCATGCGCGAGGCGGGGGTCAACCTCGTCACCGTCGGCGTGTTCTCGTGGGCCCGCTACGAGCCCCGCCCGGGCGTGCGCGACTTCGCCTGGCTCGACGAGGTCCTCGACGTCCTCCACGCGGCCGGCGTCGCCGTCGACCTCGCCACCCCGACGGCGTCGCCACCCGCCTGGCTCGGGCACCGGCACCCGGACACCCTGCCGGTCGACGTCGACGGCGTGCGCCTCGTGGCGGGTTCGCGCAACCACTTCTCCCCGGCCTCCCAGGTCTACCGGGACCATGCGCTCGCGATCACCCGCGACCTGGTCGCGCGGTACGCCGGGCATCCCGCGGTGCGGATGTGGCACGTCGGCAACGAGCTCGGCCAGGTCTGCTTCGGCGACGAGTCCGCCGCGCGGTTCCGCGACTGGCTGCGCGCCCGGTACGGCACGGTCGAACGCCTCAACGCCGCGTGGGGCACCGCGTTCTGGTCGCAGGCGTACGGGTCGTTCGACGAGATCCTGCCGCCGCGCCGCATGGTCTACCACGTCAACCCGACGCAGGCCCTCGACTTCCGGCGCTACTCCTCGGACCTGCTGCTCGACCTCTACCGCGAGCAGCGCGACGTGATCCGCGCCGCCGATCCGGACGTGCCCGTCACCACGAACTTCATGGGGTTCTTCCCGCTGGTCGACTACTGGTCGTGGGCGGGCGACCTGGACGTCGTGGCGGACGACCAGTACCCCGACCCCGGCGACCCGCACGCCCCGGCGGACTCCGCCCTGGTCCAGGACCTCATGCGATCCCTGGGCGGTGGCGACCCGTGGGTGCTCATGGAGCAGGCGACGGGCGCCGTGAGCTGGCGCGAGCACAACCTGCCCAAGAGCCCGGAGCGGTCGCGGCTGGAGTCGTTGCAGGCGGTGGCCCGCGGGGCCGACGGCGTCTGCTTCTTCCAGTGGCGGGCCTCGCGGGCCGGCGCCGAGCGGTTCCACTCGGCGATGCTCCCGCACGCCGGCACTGACACGCGCGTGCACGCGGGGGTGCGCCGCCTCGGGGCGGACCTGCGGCGGCTGCGTCCGGTGACCGGCGGCCGGGTGGAGGCGCGGGTGGTGCTGCTGTTCGACTGGGAGTCGTGGTGGGCCGCCGAGGAGCAGGCGCGTCCCACGGCCCGGCTGAGCGTGCTCGAGCAGGTCCGGTCCTGGTACCGGCCGCTGTGGGCGGCGGGGGTCGCGGTGGACCTCGCCCCGCCGGGCGCGGACCTCACCGGCTACGACGTCGTCCTCGTGCCGCAGTCGTACGTGCTCACCGAGGAGGCAGCCGCAGGGCTCGAGGCCGCGACGCACCGGGGCGCGAGCCTCGTCGTCGGGCCCTTCTCCGGCGTCGCGGACGCCGACGCGCAGGTCCGCACAGGCCGGTTCCCCGTGCTGCTGCACGACGTGCTCGGCGTGAGCGGCGAGGAGTGGGTGCCGCTGCCCGACGAGGGCGTCCCGCTCGACGTGGACCCGGACCTGGTGGTCGAGGCTTCGGCGGCCCCGCGGGCGACGACGTTCGGCGAGCTGCTGCGTGCCGACGGCGCCGACGTGCTGGCGACGTTCGCCGCGGGGCACCTCGCCGGCGCGCCGGCGGTGACCCGCCACGTGCTGCCCGGGGGCGGGGCGGCCTGGTACGCCGGGGCGGTGCTCCCGGAGCGGGTGCTCGGCGCCGTCCTCGACCAGGCGCTCGACGCCGCCGGGGTGCGGGGCGTGCTGCCCGGGCTCGTGGCGCTGCCGGGCGTGGAGGCGGTGCGGCGCGGCGACCTGCTGTTCGTCCTCAACCACTCGGGCGGCACCGTGCGCGTGCCGGTGCCCGGTCCGGCGGTCGACCTCCTCACGGGCACGAAGGCCGACGACGAGGTCGTCCTGGGGCCGTGCGACGTCGTCGTCCTGGACCTGGGCGACGCATGA
- a CDS encoding ABC transporter permease: MSLTQGTPATTGAPAPAQAAAAVLPADGRRTGSRPGRARRGRKPASNARSSKTMFWLIAPFLVLVFLFSYLPLAGWATAFYDYKPALGLTGSEFVGLQWFEMLVSSPAQLQQLGQVLANTLAMSFLGFATSLLPVFFAMLLNEIRAPWFRNAVQTLTTLPNFISWVLVYLIAFSLFSTTGLVNSVLGDWGLITTPLKFLDTDQHVWLTMLLWSLWKGLGWGAIMYLAAITSIDPALYESARIDGANRFQLMRYITFPQLMPTYVVLLVLSIANMLNNGMEQFYVFQNAFNKEYIQVLDLYVYNIGITGNSLSMATALGMLKSLISVALLVAANAVAKRARGTSII; encoded by the coding sequence GTGAGTCTCACGCAGGGAACCCCGGCGACGACGGGAGCGCCCGCACCGGCGCAGGCCGCGGCCGCGGTGCTGCCCGCCGACGGGCGCCGCACCGGCTCCCGCCCGGGCCGCGCACGCCGGGGGCGCAAGCCGGCCTCGAACGCCCGGTCGTCCAAGACGATGTTCTGGCTCATCGCGCCGTTCCTCGTCCTGGTGTTCCTGTTCTCGTACCTGCCGCTGGCCGGCTGGGCCACCGCGTTCTACGACTACAAGCCGGCGCTCGGCCTGACCGGCAGCGAGTTCGTGGGCCTCCAGTGGTTCGAGATGCTGGTCTCCTCGCCCGCGCAGCTCCAGCAGCTCGGGCAGGTGCTGGCGAACACGCTCGCGATGAGCTTTCTCGGCTTCGCCACGTCGCTGCTGCCGGTGTTCTTCGCGATGCTGCTCAACGAGATCCGGGCGCCGTGGTTCCGCAACGCGGTGCAGACCCTCACGACGCTCCCGAACTTCATCTCGTGGGTGCTCGTCTACCTCATCGCGTTCTCGCTGTTCTCCACGACCGGCCTGGTGAACTCCGTGCTCGGCGACTGGGGTCTCATCACGACCCCGCTGAAGTTCCTCGACACCGACCAGCACGTCTGGCTGACGATGCTGCTCTGGAGCCTGTGGAAGGGCCTCGGCTGGGGCGCGATCATGTACCTCGCCGCCATCACGTCGATCGACCCGGCCCTCTACGAGTCCGCCCGGATCGACGGGGCCAACCGCTTCCAGCTCATGCGGTACATCACGTTCCCGCAGCTCATGCCGACGTACGTCGTCCTGCTGGTGCTGTCCATCGCGAACATGCTCAACAACGGGATGGAGCAGTTCTACGTGTTCCAGAACGCGTTCAACAAGGAGTACATCCAGGTGCTGGACCTGTACGTCTACAACATCGGCATCACGGGCAACAGCCTGTCGATGGCGACGGCCCTGGGGATGCTCAAGAGCCTGATCTCCGTGGCGCTGCTGGTCGCCGCCAACGCCGTCGCCAAGCGTGCCCGTGGCACCTCGATCATCTGA
- a CDS encoding LacI family DNA-binding transcriptional regulator gives MPTIEDVAKAAGVSASTVSYVLSGKRSISAPTRKRVEEAIADLGYRPHAGARALASSRTNVIGLMVPLRAGVDVSVVMQFVTGVVTRAREADHDVLLLTQDDTGGLERVAAGSMVDAIIVMDVEADDPRVPVLRALRQPTVLIGLPHDPAGLSCVDLDFEAAGRLAAGHLADAGHREVALIGPPAAVLARHTSYADRVIRGWSATCGARDLVGVVEACETTPDGARRAVDAVLERAPGTTGFFVHNEQALPHVLGRLAEHGLAAADDVPVVALCPTAVATAQAFALTSIDIPGEVIGGVAVDMVTARLDGEQPAETRLLTPVLTARGGAAGR, from the coding sequence GTGCCCACCATCGAGGACGTCGCCAAGGCCGCCGGTGTCTCCGCGTCGACGGTCTCCTACGTCCTGTCCGGGAAGCGCTCGATCTCCGCCCCGACGCGCAAGCGGGTCGAGGAGGCCATCGCCGACCTCGGCTACCGACCGCACGCGGGGGCGCGCGCCCTGGCGTCGAGCCGGACCAACGTCATCGGCCTCATGGTGCCGCTGCGGGCGGGCGTCGACGTGTCGGTCGTGATGCAGTTCGTCACGGGCGTCGTCACGCGCGCCCGCGAGGCGGACCACGACGTGCTGCTGCTCACCCAGGACGACACCGGCGGCCTGGAGCGGGTGGCGGCCGGGTCGATGGTGGACGCGATCATCGTCATGGACGTCGAGGCGGACGACCCGCGCGTCCCGGTGCTGCGGGCGCTGCGCCAGCCGACGGTGCTCATCGGGCTGCCCCACGACCCGGCGGGACTGAGCTGCGTGGACCTGGACTTCGAGGCGGCGGGCCGGCTCGCCGCGGGGCACCTCGCCGACGCGGGGCACCGGGAGGTCGCGCTGATCGGTCCGCCGGCGGCGGTCCTGGCGCGGCACACGAGCTACGCGGACCGCGTGATCCGCGGCTGGTCGGCGACGTGCGGCGCGCGCGACCTGGTCGGGGTGGTCGAGGCCTGCGAGACGACGCCCGACGGCGCCCGCCGGGCGGTGGACGCGGTGCTGGAGCGCGCACCGGGGACGACGGGGTTCTTCGTGCACAACGAGCAGGCGCTCCCGCACGTGCTGGGCCGGCTGGCGGAGCACGGCCTCGCCGCGGCGGACGACGTCCCGGTGGTGGCGCTGTGCCCGACGGCGGTGGCGACGGCGCAGGCGTTCGCGCTGACGAGCATCGACATCCCCGGCGAGGTGATCGGCGGCGTGGCGGTCGACATGGTGACGGCGCGTCTCGACGGCGAGCAGCCCGCCGAGACGCGGCTGCTGACGCCGGTCCTCACCGCGCGGGGGGGCGCCGCGGGGCGCTGA